From a region of the Tateyamaria omphalii genome:
- a CDS encoding molybdopterin oxidoreductase family protein, giving the protein MTFQQPKINTSPHVSDEVRKTTCYMCACRCGINVHMKDGKVAYIEGNRDHPVNQGVLCAKGSAGIMQVNAPSRLRKPLKRVGERGAGEFEEIEWDEALQIATDWLAPIRKDDPSKLAFFTGRDQSQSFTSFFAQNFGTPNYAAHGGFCSVNMAAAGIYTMGGAFWEFGQPDWDHTKLFMLFGVAEDHDSNPIKMGIGKIKARGARVIGVNPIRTGYNAVADDWVGITPGTDGLFILSLVHCLMKAGKIDVNYLAQYTNAPCLVNGDEKSPEFGLLLRDDNGKELVMDRATGKLTPFDQKGVKPDLTATHHHAGISHRSVMQHMAERYLSDDYAPEAVADRVGISAKRICTLAAEIARVAFDEAFELQQEWTDFRGETHKTMQGRPVSFHSMRGISAHANGFQTCRALHVLQILLGSVEVPGGFRFKPPYPKPATAHPKPHCGTTPDKPLDGPHLGFVHGPDDLALKEDGTPARIDKAFSWENPMSAHGLMHMVISNAYAGDPYKIDTLFMYMANMSWNSSMNTRGVMDMLTDKDENGDYVIPRIIYSDAYSSEMVAYADLILPDTTYLERHDCISLLDRPICEADAAADAIRWPVIEPDRDVRGFQSVLCELGAKLGLPGFTNDDGSQKYADYGDYIVNHIRKPGIGPLAGFRGDGSDTGRGDVNPDQLNRYIENGGFFVEHIPDEALYYKPWNSAYQDWAVGMGLFDSPQPYLFTLYVEPMRRFQLAAEGHGDRQPPDHLRERIKKTMDPLPIWYDPSPDNHGDTYPITALTQRPMAMYHSWGSQNAWLRQLHGHNPLYLPTKLMRENNLIDGDWAKVTSPHGEITVPVLEMAALNENTVWTWNAIGKRKGAWALDENAPEATKGFLLNHLIHELLPPKGDGLRWANSDPITGQAAWFDLKVRIEKADAPTESQPAMDPIKSPVGHGPKNLTWKVGK; this is encoded by the coding sequence ATGACGTTCCAGCAACCTAAGATCAATACCTCGCCCCACGTGTCCGACGAGGTGCGCAAAACCACCTGCTATATGTGCGCCTGCCGCTGCGGGATCAACGTGCATATGAAGGACGGTAAAGTCGCCTATATCGAGGGCAACCGCGACCACCCGGTGAACCAGGGCGTGCTCTGTGCCAAAGGCTCCGCTGGCATCATGCAGGTCAACGCCCCTTCGCGCCTGCGCAAGCCGCTGAAACGTGTGGGCGAACGCGGCGCGGGCGAATTCGAGGAAATCGAATGGGACGAGGCCCTGCAAATCGCCACCGACTGGCTGGCCCCCATCCGCAAAGATGACCCCAGCAAGTTGGCCTTCTTCACAGGCCGTGACCAGTCGCAAAGCTTCACCAGCTTCTTCGCCCAGAACTTCGGCACCCCCAACTACGCGGCCCATGGCGGCTTCTGCTCGGTCAACATGGCTGCGGCGGGTATCTACACGATGGGCGGCGCGTTCTGGGAGTTCGGCCAACCCGACTGGGACCACACCAAGCTGTTCATGCTGTTTGGCGTCGCCGAAGACCACGACAGCAACCCGATCAAGATGGGCATCGGCAAGATCAAGGCGCGCGGCGCACGCGTGATCGGCGTGAACCCGATCCGCACCGGCTACAACGCCGTAGCCGACGATTGGGTCGGCATCACGCCCGGCACCGACGGACTGTTCATCCTGTCCCTCGTCCATTGCCTGATGAAAGCCGGCAAGATTGACGTGAACTACTTGGCGCAGTACACAAACGCGCCCTGCCTCGTGAACGGCGATGAAAAATCACCCGAGTTCGGCCTGCTCCTGCGTGACGACAACGGCAAAGAGCTTGTCATGGACCGTGCCACGGGCAAGCTGACCCCCTTCGACCAAAAGGGCGTCAAACCCGACCTCACCGCCACCCATCATCACGCAGGCATCAGCCACCGCTCCGTCATGCAGCATATGGCAGAACGCTACCTCAGCGACGACTACGCGCCCGAGGCAGTGGCCGACCGCGTCGGCATTTCCGCCAAACGCATCTGTACGCTCGCCGCCGAAATCGCCCGCGTCGCCTTTGACGAAGCGTTCGAGTTGCAGCAGGAATGGACCGACTTCCGCGGCGAAACGCACAAGACGATGCAGGGCCGCCCCGTCTCCTTCCACTCCATGCGCGGCATCTCCGCCCACGCCAACGGCTTCCAGACCTGCCGCGCCCTGCACGTGCTGCAAATCCTGCTAGGCAGCGTCGAGGTTCCCGGCGGCTTCCGCTTCAAACCGCCCTATCCCAAGCCCGCCACGGCGCACCCCAAGCCACATTGCGGGACCACGCCAGACAAGCCCCTCGACGGCCCACATCTGGGCTTCGTCCACGGCCCCGACGATCTGGCGCTGAAAGAGGACGGCACACCCGCCCGCATCGACAAGGCGTTTTCCTGGGAAAACCCCATGTCCGCACACGGGCTCATGCACATGGTCATCTCGAACGCCTATGCAGGTGACCCCTACAAGATCGACACGCTGTTCATGTACATGGCAAACATGTCGTGGAACTCCTCCATGAACACCCGCGGCGTGATGGACATGCTGACGGACAAGGACGAAAACGGCGACTACGTCATCCCGCGCATCATCTATTCGGATGCGTATAGCTCGGAAATGGTCGCCTATGCCGACCTGATCCTGCCCGACACGACCTACCTGGAACGGCACGACTGCATCTCCCTGCTCGACCGTCCGATCTGCGAGGCCGACGCTGCGGCCGACGCCATCCGCTGGCCCGTGATCGAACCCGACCGCGACGTGCGCGGCTTCCAATCTGTGCTCTGTGAACTCGGCGCAAAACTCGGCCTACCGGGCTTCACCAACGACGACGGCAGCCAGAAATACGCCGATTACGGCGACTACATCGTAAACCATATCCGCAAACCGGGCATCGGCCCGCTTGCTGGCTTCCGCGGCGACGGCAGCGACACGGGCCGCGGCGACGTGAACCCCGACCAGCTGAACCGCTACATCGAAAACGGCGGTTTCTTCGTCGAACACATCCCGGACGAAGCGCTCTATTACAAGCCATGGAACAGCGCCTATCAGGACTGGGCCGTCGGCATGGGCCTCTTCGACAGCCCACAGCCCTACCTCTTCACGCTCTACGTCGAACCCATGCGGCGCTTCCAGCTGGCAGCCGAGGGTCACGGCGACCGCCAGCCCCCCGATCACCTGCGCGAACGGATCAAGAAAACGATGGACCCGCTGCCCATCTGGTACGACCCATCGCCTGACAATCACGGCGACACCTACCCGATCACGGCGCTCACCCAACGGCCCATGGCCATGTACCACTCCTGGGGCAGCCAAAACGCGTGGCTCCGGCAGCTGCACGGGCACAACCCGCTCTACCTGCCCACCAAGCTGATGCGCGAGAACAACCTGATCGACGGCGACTGGGCCAAAGTGACCTCGCCACACGGCGAAATCACCGTACCAGTCCTCGAAATGGCCGCACTCAACGAAAACACGGTCTGGACCTGGAACGCCATCGGCAAGCGCAAGGGTGCCTGGGCACTAGATGAAAATGCGCCAGAGGCGACCAAGGGCTTTCTGCTCAACCACCTGATCCACGAATTGCTGCCACCAAAAGGCGACGGCCTCCGCTGGGCCAACTCCGATCCAATTACGGGGCAGGCGGCGTGGTTCGACCTGAAGGTCCGCATCGAAAAGGCCGACGCCCCCACCGAGTCCCAACCGGCGATGGACCCGATCAAATCCCCCGTCGGTCACGGCCCGAAAAACCTGACATGGAAGGTCGGCAAATGA
- a CDS encoding 4Fe-4S dicluster domain-containing protein, which produces MTTLPTSTDRKLGLVIDLDTCVGCHACVISCKGWNTENYGAPLADTDAYGSDPSGTFLNRVHSYEVQPAQGEAQLIHFPKSCLHCEDAPCVTVCPTGASYKRVEDGIVLVNESDCIGCGLCAWACPYGAREMDAVEKVMKKCTLCVDRIYNENLPEEDREPACVRTCPAGARHFGDFADPDSNVSKLTAERGGMDLMPEQGTKPVNKYLPPRPKDTLSEGAGDIDILAPYLEPVAQEAKGFLGWLDKTLEKL; this is translated from the coding sequence ATGACCACACTCCCAACGTCAACCGACCGCAAACTCGGCCTCGTCATCGACCTGGACACATGCGTCGGCTGCCACGCCTGCGTGATCTCATGCAAAGGCTGGAATACCGAAAACTACGGCGCACCGCTCGCTGACACGGATGCGTATGGGTCCGACCCATCCGGCACCTTTCTCAACCGCGTGCACAGCTACGAAGTGCAGCCCGCGCAAGGCGAAGCCCAACTCATCCACTTCCCCAAATCCTGCCTGCATTGCGAGGACGCGCCGTGCGTCACGGTCTGCCCCACGGGCGCCAGCTACAAGCGGGTCGAGGACGGGATTGTACTGGTCAACGAATCCGACTGCATCGGCTGCGGTCTCTGCGCCTGGGCCTGCCCCTACGGCGCCCGCGAAATGGACGCCGTCGAGAAGGTGATGAAGAAATGCACCCTCTGCGTTGACCGCATCTACAATGAAAACCTGCCCGAAGAAGACCGCGAACCGGCTTGCGTGCGCACCTGCCCCGCAGGCGCCCGGCACTTCGGTGACTTCGCAGATCCAGACAGCAACGTATCAAAACTGACCGCAGAACGCGGCGGCATGGACCTGATGCCCGAACAAGGCACCAAACCCGTCAACAAATATCTGCCGCCCCGCCCCAAGGACACGCTGTCCGAAGGCGCTGGCGACATCGACATCCTCGCCCCCTACCTCGAACCCGTCGCACAGGAAGCCAAGGGCTTCCTCGGCTGGCTCGACAAGACGTTGGAGAAACTCTGA
- a CDS encoding dimethyl sulfoxide reductase anchor subunit family protein, which translates to MHPAPSVIFFTVFSGIGFGLLTFLGLGYPAVTGWSAFAFFAIAYLCAVGGLVSSTFHLGHPERALKAFTQWRSSWLSREGWCAVIALIAMGLYGAGLVFFDQRWGLLGLIGAIFSLLTVFTTSMIYTQLKTIPRWNSPLTPAMFLSFSLAGGALLAGQVTWAMALIAIAGVIQVVLWMQGDGALKGSGTTLATATGLGTNGSVRAFEPPHTGTNYLLKEFAFIVGRKHSIKLRVISFVLMVLLPVLLLAMPFSHGIAILAVLSHVTGALASRWLFFAEAEHVVGLYYGKR; encoded by the coding sequence ATGCATCCAGCCCCCTCCGTCATCTTCTTCACGGTCTTTTCGGGTATCGGCTTCGGCCTCCTGACCTTCCTCGGCCTCGGCTACCCTGCCGTGACAGGCTGGTCCGCCTTCGCCTTCTTCGCCATCGCATACCTCTGCGCCGTGGGCGGGCTGGTCTCGTCCACCTTCCACCTCGGCCACCCTGAACGGGCGCTCAAGGCGTTCACACAATGGCGCTCATCCTGGCTCAGCCGCGAAGGGTGGTGCGCGGTCATTGCCCTGATCGCCATGGGGCTCTACGGCGCAGGCCTCGTCTTCTTCGACCAACGCTGGGGGCTTTTGGGCCTGATCGGCGCCATCTTCTCGCTGCTGACCGTGTTCACCACGTCGATGATCTACACCCAGCTCAAGACGATCCCCCGCTGGAACTCCCCGCTGACCCCCGCCATGTTCCTCAGCTTTTCGCTGGCGGGTGGCGCGCTGCTGGCGGGTCAGGTCACATGGGCCATGGCACTGATCGCCATCGCGGGCGTCATCCAGGTCGTGCTATGGATGCAGGGCGACGGCGCACTCAAGGGCTCCGGCACCACACTGGCGACCGCCACCGGCCTCGGCACAAACGGCAGCGTCCGGGCCTTTGAGCCGCCGCATACCGGCACCAACTACCTGCTCAAGGAATTCGCTTTCATCGTAGGGCGCAAGCACAGCATCAAGCTGCGGGTCATCTCATTCGTGCTTATGGTGCTGCTGCCGGTGCTGCTGCTCGCCATGCCCTTCTCGCACGGGATCGCAATCCTGGCCGTGCTCAGCCACGTGACCGGCGCGCTCGCCTCACGCTGGCTTTTCTTTGCAGAGGCAGAGCACGTGGTCGGCCTCTACTACGGCAAGCGGTAA
- the dapA gene encoding 4-hydroxy-tetrahydrodipicolinate synthase → MFKGSMPALVTPFRNGALDLETLKKLVEWHVGEGSHGLVPVGTTGESPTLTHEEHETVIETVVKAAAGRIPVIAGAGSNNTVEAIRFVECAAKVGADAALVVTPYYNKPTQRGLIAHFTALHDCADIPIIIYNIPGRSVIDMTPETMGELAKLPRIVGVKDATGDLARVCDQRMACGPDFIQLSGEDATAHGFNAQGGVGCISVTANVVPKLLSQMQEACLAGDYAKALEIQDKVMPLHKAIFTEPGLVGAKYAMSRLDLCSDEVRLPLTGLADETKAKVDAALAHAGLT, encoded by the coding sequence ATGTTCAAAGGTTCCATGCCTGCCCTCGTCACCCCGTTTCGTAACGGCGCTTTGGATCTGGAAACGCTCAAGAAACTTGTCGAATGGCATGTGGGCGAAGGATCGCATGGGCTGGTGCCTGTAGGGACAACCGGCGAAAGCCCGACGCTGACCCATGAAGAACACGAGACGGTCATCGAGACAGTGGTCAAGGCCGCCGCCGGGCGTATTCCGGTCATTGCTGGGGCGGGGTCGAACAACACGGTCGAGGCGATCCGGTTCGTCGAATGCGCAGCCAAGGTGGGTGCCGATGCGGCGTTGGTCGTGACGCCGTATTACAATAAGCCGACCCAGCGCGGTCTGATCGCGCATTTCACGGCGCTGCATGATTGCGCTGATATTCCGATCATCATCTACAACATCCCCGGTCGGTCCGTCATCGACATGACGCCGGAGACGATGGGTGAGTTGGCCAAACTGCCACGTATTGTGGGTGTCAAGGATGCGACCGGTGATCTGGCACGGGTTTGCGATCAGCGCATGGCGTGCGGGCCGGATTTTATCCAATTGTCAGGTGAGGATGCGACAGCGCACGGGTTCAATGCGCAGGGCGGTGTGGGCTGTATTTCTGTCACTGCGAACGTGGTGCCCAAACTGTTGAGCCAGATGCAGGAGGCGTGTCTGGCCGGGGATTATGCCAAGGCGCTGGAGATTCAGGACAAGGTGATGCCGTTGCACAAGGCGATCTTTACCGAGCCGGGACTGGTTGGTGCCAAATACGCAATGTCCCGTTTGGACCTATGTTCGGACGAGGTGCGGCTGCCGCTGACCGGGTTGGCGGACGAGACCAAGGCCAAGGTTGATGCGGCACTGGCGCATGCGGGATTGACGTAA